From one Mucilaginibacter inviolabilis genomic stretch:
- a CDS encoding gamma carbonic anhydrase family protein: MPVILPVKDKSPVWGEDCFIAPNATIVGDVVMGKNCSVWFNAVIRGDVHYIKIGDNTNIQDGAVIHATYLKAATNIGSNVSIGHNALVHGCTLHDHTLVGMGAIVMDHAVVNEFVIIAAGAVVLENTICESGYLYAGIPAKKIKPLTDEQKALLKQLPNNYIMYSAWFKE, encoded by the coding sequence ATGCCTGTAATACTGCCTGTAAAAGATAAAAGCCCGGTTTGGGGTGAGGATTGTTTTATTGCTCCAAACGCTACTATTGTTGGTGATGTAGTGATGGGTAAAAATTGCTCGGTTTGGTTTAATGCTGTTATCCGTGGTGATGTGCACTATATTAAAATAGGTGATAATACCAATATACAGGATGGTGCAGTGATACATGCCACTTATTTAAAGGCGGCTACCAATATAGGTAGTAACGTATCTATTGGGCACAACGCCCTTGTGCATGGCTGTACGTTGCATGATCATACGCTGGTAGGTATGGGCGCCATTGTGATGGATCATGCTGTGGTGAATGAATTTGTGATCATTGCAGCTGGTGCAGTAGTGTTAGAGAATACTATTTGTGAATCAGGATACCTGTATGCCGGTATCCCTGCCAAAAAGATAAAACCTTTAACAGATGAACAAAAAGCTCTGCTGAAACAGCTCCCCAATAATTATATTATGTACTCTGCCTGGTTTAAGGAGTAA
- the nadB gene encoding L-aspartate oxidase yields MTKTVDFLVVGSGIAGLSFALKAAKHGKVLIVTKSNEDESNTKYAQGGVAVVVDKKEDSFEKHIEDTLISGDGLCDKEVVEAVVKEGPARINEIIDYGTNFDKTNEGFYDLAKEGGHSEFRVLHYKDVTGWEIERSLLEEIHKNPNIEILTHYFAVDLITQHHLGELVGKSSTDITCYGIYAFNTESNIVEKILSKVTVMASGGAGHIYAVTTNPTIATGDGVAMVYRAKGKVRNMEFIQFHPTALYNPGEYPSFLISEAVRGFGGVLRRTNGEEFMQEYDPRKSLAPRDITARAIDAEIKKSGEDFVYLDIRHRSKKDILNHFPNIYAKCLEIGIDMTKDMIPVAPACHYMCGGIMVNHVGQSSILRLYACGECSSTGLHGANRLASNSLLEALVFAHRIYEDAVSKFKDFVIPDNIPDWDEKGVQLSNEDILVTHNVREMQKLMNDYVGIVRSDFRLERALRRLGLLYEETESFYKKTKLSVKLCELRNLIQVSFIVVKSAMLRKESRGLHYTTDYPVHAEKVEDTVF; encoded by the coding sequence ATGACCAAAACTGTTGATTTTCTGGTTGTGGGTTCCGGTATAGCCGGATTGAGTTTTGCGCTGAAAGCAGCAAAGCATGGTAAGGTTCTGATAGTTACAAAATCAAACGAGGACGAATCAAACACTAAGTATGCGCAGGGTGGCGTTGCGGTGGTTGTGGATAAAAAAGAAGATTCTTTTGAAAAACATATAGAAGACACCTTAATATCGGGTGATGGCCTTTGCGACAAAGAAGTTGTAGAGGCTGTTGTTAAAGAAGGTCCGGCCCGGATCAATGAAATTATTGATTACGGAACCAATTTCGACAAGACAAATGAAGGCTTTTATGACCTGGCCAAAGAAGGTGGGCATTCTGAATTCAGGGTATTACATTATAAAGATGTAACTGGCTGGGAAATAGAGCGTTCACTATTAGAAGAGATACATAAGAACCCTAATATTGAGATATTAACACATTATTTCGCTGTCGATCTGATCACACAGCACCATTTAGGTGAGCTGGTTGGTAAATCCAGTACGGATATCACTTGCTATGGTATTTATGCTTTCAACACCGAAAGTAATATTGTGGAAAAGATATTATCCAAAGTAACGGTGATGGCTTCTGGTGGAGCGGGCCATATATATGCAGTTACTACTAATCCAACTATTGCCACTGGTGATGGGGTTGCCATGGTTTATAGAGCCAAAGGAAAAGTAAGGAACATGGAGTTTATACAATTTCACCCTACGGCCTTATATAATCCTGGTGAATATCCTTCCTTTTTAATATCTGAAGCTGTACGTGGCTTTGGAGGTGTATTAAGACGTACTAATGGTGAAGAGTTTATGCAGGAATATGATCCGCGTAAATCATTGGCTCCACGTGACATTACAGCACGTGCTATTGACGCGGAGATTAAAAAATCGGGTGAAGATTTTGTTTATTTAGATATCAGGCATCGCAGTAAAAAAGATATTTTAAACCATTTCCCTAATATATATGCCAAATGCCTGGAGATAGGTATTGATATGACTAAGGATATGATACCAGTTGCTCCGGCCTGTCATTATATGTGTGGTGGTATTATGGTGAACCATGTTGGGCAATCATCTATATTAAGATTATATGCCTGCGGAGAATGTTCATCAACTGGTCTGCATGGTGCTAATCGTTTGGCTTCCAATTCATTATTAGAAGCATTGGTTTTTGCTCACCGTATATATGAAGATGCGGTAAGTAAATTTAAAGATTTTGTTATCCCGGATAATATCCCGGATTGGGACGAAAAGGGTGTGCAACTTTCAAACGAGGACATCCTGGTAACACACAACGTACGCGAAATGCAGAAGTTGATGAATGATTATGTAGGTATCGTTCGTTCTGATTTCAGGCTGGAAAGAGCTTTGCGTCGTTTAGGATTGTTGTATGAGGAAACGGAATCTTTTTATAAGAAAACGAAATTATCTGTAAAGCTTTGCGAACTACGTAATTTAATACAGGTATCATTTATTGTTGTAAAATCGGCAATGTTACGTAAAGAGAGTAGGGGCTTACATTATACTACGGATTACCCGGTGCATGCGGAGAAGGTAGAAGATACCGTTTTTTAA
- the nadA gene encoding quinolinate synthase NadA, whose protein sequence is MDIFEELNVKGFVDEYIDPTLDLFDEIEKLKKEKNAVILAHYYQEPDIQDIADYIGDSLGLSQQAAKTDADIIVFAGVHFMAETAKILSPNKKVLLPDLKAGCSLADSCPPHLFKKFKENYPDHLVITYVNCTAELKALSDIVCTSSNAVAIVESLPKDQKIIFGPDKNLGAYVAKKTGRDLVLWNGACMVHEIFSREKITKLKERYPNAKLLAHPECEEVILKMADYIGSTTGILKYAGSHADKEFIVATEAGILHQMQKENPDKTFIPAPPNNNCACNDCPHMKRNTLEKLYLCLKNGSPEITVPEHIIERAVKPIERMLEISAQLGL, encoded by the coding sequence ATGGATATCTTCGAAGAATTAAATGTGAAAGGATTTGTGGACGAATACATCGACCCCACACTGGATCTTTTTGATGAAATTGAAAAACTTAAAAAGGAAAAAAATGCAGTTATTTTGGCTCATTATTACCAGGAACCCGATATCCAGGATATTGCGGATTATATTGGAGATAGTTTGGGGCTTTCACAACAAGCCGCAAAAACTGATGCCGATATTATCGTTTTCGCCGGGGTACACTTCATGGCCGAAACCGCCAAAATACTTTCACCAAACAAAAAGGTTTTATTACCCGACTTAAAGGCAGGTTGCTCATTAGCAGATAGTTGCCCACCTCATTTATTTAAAAAGTTTAAGGAAAACTATCCGGATCACCTGGTGATCACCTATGTAAACTGCACAGCCGAACTGAAAGCTTTAAGTGATATTGTTTGTACATCAAGTAACGCGGTAGCCATTGTAGAAAGTTTGCCAAAAGATCAGAAGATCATATTTGGGCCCGATAAAAACCTGGGGGCTTATGTGGCTAAAAAAACAGGCCGCGACCTGGTACTGTGGAACGGAGCCTGTATGGTTCATGAAATTTTTTCTAGGGAAAAGATAACTAAACTCAAGGAAAGGTACCCCAATGCTAAATTATTGGCACATCCTGAATGCGAGGAAGTTATATTGAAAATGGCCGATTATATAGGCTCAACAACCGGGATATTAAAATATGCTGGCAGCCATGCGGATAAAGAATTTATAGTAGCTACAGAAGCTGGTATACTACACCAGATGCAAAAGGAAAACCCGGATAAAACGTTTATTCCGGCGCCACCAAATAACAATTGTGCCTGTAATGATTGTCCGCATATGAAAAGAAACACATTAGAGAAATTGTATTTGTGTTTAAAAAATGGATCGCCTGAGATTACAGTGCCCGAACATATTATTGAACGTGCGGTAAAACCGATTGAACGGATGCTGGAAATATCAGCACAATTGGGCTTATAA
- the thiL gene encoding thiamine-phosphate kinase produces MFENQDRTNLEDLGEFGLIGHLTKNIKLTQQSTVKGVGDDAAVLDFTGKKVLVSTDMLLEGIHFDLAYTPLKHLGYKAIQVNLSDIYAMNGTASQVTVSIGMSSKFPLEAIEELYEGIYIACEKYNVDLVGGDTTSSKQGLVISVTSIGYADEADVTYRNTAGEGDLICVSGDLGGAYVGLQLLEREKLIYLENPQVQPDLEGKDYIVERQLKPEARRDIVELLKSIDVKPTAMIDVSDGLASEILHICKQSDKGCNLYEDKIPLDPMTYETAREFNLDPTVCALSGGEDYELLFTVKQADYDKIKFKMDITIIGHITEPSAGCNLITKTGNVHALKAQGWNAFKKD; encoded by the coding sequence ATGTTTGAAAATCAAGATAGAACGAATTTAGAGGACCTGGGCGAATTTGGGCTGATAGGTCATCTGACAAAAAACATCAAACTAACTCAGCAAAGCACCGTGAAGGGAGTTGGCGATGATGCAGCAGTATTGGACTTTACCGGAAAGAAAGTACTGGTAAGCACCGATATGCTGTTGGAAGGCATTCATTTCGACCTGGCTTATACGCCTTTAAAGCATCTTGGTTATAAAGCTATACAAGTAAACCTGAGTGATATTTATGCCATGAATGGTACCGCATCGCAGGTTACGGTATCTATTGGAATGTCGAGTAAATTTCCGCTGGAAGCTATTGAAGAGCTTTACGAGGGCATTTACATCGCTTGCGAAAAATATAATGTAGATCTGGTTGGTGGCGATACCACTTCATCAAAACAAGGGTTGGTGATTAGCGTAACGTCTATTGGTTATGCCGATGAAGCTGATGTAACTTATCGTAATACTGCCGGTGAAGGGGATTTGATCTGTGTATCTGGCGATTTAGGCGGTGCGTATGTCGGTTTGCAATTGCTGGAGCGTGAAAAGCTGATCTACCTGGAAAATCCACAGGTTCAGCCCGATCTGGAAGGCAAGGATTATATTGTGGAGCGCCAGTTAAAGCCGGAGGCCCGCCGGGATATTGTAGAGTTGTTGAAAAGCATCGATGTAAAGCCAACGGCTATGATCGATGTATCTGACGGTTTGGCATCAGAGATATTACACATTTGTAAGCAAAGCGATAAAGGCTGCAACCTGTACGAAGATAAGATCCCGCTGGATCCGATGACCTATGAAACAGCTCGCGAATTTAACCTCGACCCTACCGTTTGCGCGTTGAGTGGCGGCGAAGACTACGAACTGCTTTTTACCGTAAAACAAGCCGACTACGACAAGATTAAGTTCAAGATGGATATCACCATCATCGGGCATATCACAGAGCCTTCAGCGGGCTGTAATCTTATTACCAAAACAGGTAACGTACATGCCTTAAAAGCCCAGGGATGGAACGCATTTAAAAAGGATTAA
- the rmuC gene encoding DNA recombination protein RmuC, translated as MSGDILLIVSLVILVLSVFLFLKKPKALELISAEELNRLRNEHDVLKINLAKAEEKGSIISSEKENIIQLLKDEKTRLLDELLFERTQLAQVSKELENTKAYYQSQQEKLQEQKIEVEQIRTQFQREFENVAEKLLKEKSKEFIDVNRNNLDIILNPLKENLKAFEDKVEKVYNMEAAERNTLKGVITQLMDLNKQISDEAQNLTKALKGDNKKQGNWGEVILERVLERSGLVRDQEYRVQAAMQATDGTRYQPDVIIDLPDDKHLVIDSKVSLIAYERLVNADTEEDRKLFAKAHIESIRGHIGGLSSKKYHDLYKINSPDFVLLFVPIESSFSIAVQLDGELFNYAWDKKVVIVSPSTLLATLRTIASMWKQERQNRNVLEIARLSGDMYDKFVGFLGDMDSIGRNINQTQSAYNTALNKLSEGRGNLTTTAEKIKKLGAKADKQIDQKFIGEE; from the coding sequence ATGAGTGGCGATATATTATTAATTGTTTCTTTAGTGATCCTGGTGCTATCGGTGTTTTTGTTTTTAAAAAAACCAAAAGCGCTGGAATTGATATCAGCCGAGGAATTAAACCGGCTCCGGAACGAGCACGATGTGCTTAAAATTAACCTGGCCAAAGCCGAAGAAAAAGGCAGCATCATATCATCTGAAAAGGAAAATATCATCCAGTTACTAAAGGATGAGAAAACCCGGTTACTGGACGAATTATTATTTGAGCGTACTCAACTGGCACAGGTTAGCAAGGAGTTAGAAAACACCAAAGCTTACTATCAATCGCAGCAGGAAAAACTACAGGAGCAAAAAATAGAGGTAGAGCAGATCCGCACACAGTTTCAGCGAGAGTTTGAAAATGTTGCCGAGAAACTATTGAAAGAAAAATCGAAAGAGTTTATCGATGTAAACCGCAATAATCTGGATATAATCCTAAACCCACTGAAGGAAAACCTGAAAGCTTTTGAGGATAAGGTAGAAAAAGTTTACAATATGGAAGCTGCTGAGCGCAATACGCTGAAAGGAGTAATCACTCAGTTGATGGATCTCAATAAGCAAATCAGCGACGAAGCGCAAAACCTCACTAAAGCCCTTAAAGGCGACAATAAAAAACAAGGAAACTGGGGCGAAGTGATCCTGGAGCGGGTGCTGGAAAGATCGGGTCTGGTGCGGGATCAAGAGTACCGCGTACAAGCCGCCATGCAAGCCACAGATGGCACCCGTTATCAACCCGATGTGATCATTGACCTGCCCGATGATAAACATCTGGTGATCGACTCCAAAGTATCCCTGATCGCTTATGAGCGCCTGGTGAATGCCGATACGGAGGAAGACCGGAAGCTTTTTGCCAAAGCCCATATCGAATCTATACGGGGGCATATTGGTGGCTTATCCTCCAAAAAATATCATGATCTGTACAAGATTAACTCGCCCGACTTTGTACTGCTTTTTGTGCCCATCGAGTCATCTTTTAGCATAGCTGTGCAATTGGATGGAGAGCTGTTTAACTATGCCTGGGATAAAAAGGTGGTGATCGTGAGCCCTTCAACTTTGCTGGCTACGCTGCGAACTATCGCCAGCATGTGGAAACAGGAACGCCAAAACCGAAATGTGCTGGAAATTGCCCGTTTGAGCGGAGATATGTATGATAAATTTGTAGGGTTCCTGGGCGATATGGACAGTATTGGCCGTAACATCAATCAAACCCAAAGCGCTTATAATACCGCACTGAACAAGCTATCGGAAGGCCGCGGAAATTTAACTACTACTGCCGAAAAGATTAAAAAGCTTGGTGCTAAAGCGGATAAGCAAATCGATCAGAAATTTATAGGAGAGGAGTAG
- a CDS encoding DUF4269 domain-containing protein gives MHADQFHNLDYLSTGKIQQQAAYNLLLKYNLFGILQAFDPILAGTVPINIDIENSDLDIICCFTNKADFKNIVALNFSALEGFKLTDTIIDQQETIMVNFSVDGWPVEVFGQDIPTRQQNAYKHMVVEHLLLEHYGEPFRQQVIELKKQGYKTEPAFARLLGLNGDPYLELLNPALISSLTDKK, from the coding sequence ATGCATGCAGACCAATTCCATAATTTAGACTATTTAAGCACCGGCAAGATACAACAACAGGCTGCCTATAACCTACTGTTGAAATACAACCTGTTTGGTATTCTTCAAGCATTTGACCCTATACTTGCCGGTACCGTTCCCATCAATATCGATATAGAAAACAGTGATCTGGATATCATCTGCTGCTTTACTAATAAAGCGGATTTTAAAAACATCGTAGCTTTAAATTTTTCTGCTTTGGAGGGTTTTAAACTTACGGATACCATTATTGATCAACAGGAAACTATCATGGTTAATTTTTCTGTCGATGGTTGGCCGGTAGAGGTTTTTGGCCAGGACATCCCTACCCGGCAGCAAAATGCCTACAAGCACATGGTAGTTGAGCATCTGCTGCTGGAGCATTATGGCGAACCATTCAGGCAACAAGTAATTGAACTCAAAAAACAAGGTTATAAAACCGAGCCTGCTTTTGCCAGGTTACTCGGATTAAATGGCGACCCTTATCTGGAATTACTAAACCCTGCTTTGATCAGTTCGCTTACCGACAAAAAATAA
- a CDS encoding EbsA family protein, with the protein MNREFPISTGSKISYFIVALVTLVLGLFLWIALLSRSPGFSVFGIFLAGLSIFIVIATLKRKIVVYDDRIIHANIFRTRELPIADIKGCRVGQKVINIIPNTPSYSKITINNYIDFSGSGDLAKWLRENFTDLNEIDYQADLHSIQNDTRLGITDADKKNTINKARKTAIIYNVIGAVFIILLFVFKKSPLFDAVLLVYPFIAVVIIFTSKGLIKLFAKPHTPYYTLWMGTFGAIIPMFIKSAADYSILELNHLWLPCIIAALALGIFIQFSDPNNSATSIGSSLIFVSLIIGCLYGFSFVILSNCDFDHSPEKVFQATILDHNITHGKGRHFHILISPWGPQSNTANVDVSETEYYQDTVGSTVNVYLKKGLLNIPWYTVSK; encoded by the coding sequence ATGAACCGCGAATTTCCGATATCTACGGGATCCAAAATCTCTTACTTTATTGTGGCCCTGGTAACATTGGTATTGGGTTTGTTCCTATGGATAGCTCTTCTTTCAAGGAGTCCTGGATTTTCTGTTTTTGGTATATTTTTAGCCGGATTATCAATATTCATTGTAATAGCTACCCTTAAAAGAAAAATTGTGGTGTATGATGATCGCATTATACACGCCAATATATTCAGAACCCGCGAGCTGCCGATAGCTGATATTAAAGGCTGCAGGGTTGGTCAAAAAGTAATTAATATTATACCTAATACCCCATCTTATTCCAAAATCACAATCAACAATTATATAGATTTTAGCGGTTCGGGAGATCTGGCTAAATGGCTTCGAGAAAACTTTACGGATCTTAATGAGATAGACTATCAAGCCGATCTGCACAGCATTCAGAATGATACCCGACTAGGAATTACAGACGCGGACAAAAAAAATACTATTAATAAAGCCCGGAAAACAGCAATCATTTACAATGTGATTGGAGCTGTCTTTATAATACTTCTTTTTGTTTTTAAAAAAAGTCCTCTTTTTGATGCCGTGCTTCTTGTTTATCCGTTTATAGCCGTGGTTATCATTTTTACCAGTAAAGGCTTAATCAAACTTTTTGCTAAACCACATACCCCATATTACACCCTTTGGATGGGCACATTCGGCGCTATTATTCCCATGTTTATTAAATCAGCGGCAGATTACTCTATTCTTGAACTTAATCACCTTTGGCTTCCTTGTATCATAGCCGCTCTGGCACTAGGTATATTTATACAGTTTTCCGACCCAAACAATAGTGCTACCTCCATCGGATCTTCCTTAATTTTTGTCAGTTTAATAATCGGATGCCTGTATGGTTTCAGCTTTGTTATATTAAGCAATTGTGATTTTGACCATTCACCCGAAAAGGTTTTTCAAGCTACCATATTAGATCATAACATTACACACGGTAAAGGCAGACACTTCCACATTCTAATAAGTCCCTGGGGACCCCAATCAAACACAGCAAATGTTGATGTCTCGGAAACCGAATATTATCAGGATACGGTCGGATCAACAGTTAATGTTTATTTAAAAAAAGGGCTGCTGAATATTCCCTGGTATACCGTTTCAAAATAG
- a CDS encoding gliding motility lipoprotein GldH has product MKRVLKTICTVTGVLLIMLLGSCTNSNWIMDNNTPITDHNWSYVNRVRFDCKIDDESAAYNLYLNLRVTDNYKYSNLFVLIYQTSPDKKTSVTRYEVKLAGKDGEWFGKGSGNLYSYQVPFKTNIKFPAKGNYHFEIEQNMRDNPLHEVSDVGLRVEKAK; this is encoded by the coding sequence ATGAAACGGGTATTAAAAACCATTTGTACAGTAACAGGTGTTTTGTTGATTATGCTGTTGGGTAGCTGCACCAATTCCAATTGGATAATGGATAATAATACGCCCATTACCGATCATAACTGGAGCTATGTAAACCGGGTAAGGTTTGATTGCAAAATTGACGATGAATCCGCAGCTTATAACTTGTACCTGAATTTGCGGGTTACGGATAATTACAAATACTCCAATCTGTTTGTACTTATTTATCAAACCTCGCCGGATAAAAAAACAAGTGTTACCCGTTACGAAGTAAAACTGGCCGGCAAAGATGGTGAGTGGTTTGGCAAAGGATCGGGCAATTTGTACAGTTACCAGGTGCCTTTTAAAACCAATATTAAATTCCCGGCCAAAGGCAATTATCACTTTGAGATAGAGCAAAACATGCGCGACAACCCCTTGCATGAGGTTAGCGATGTGGGTTTGAGGGTAGAGAAAGCGAAATAA
- a CDS encoding PSP1 domain-containing protein yields the protein MGCGSCSTGGGCSPAGCKSNGSCLTNGCSKLDVYDWLAHMDMPTNYRPFPVIEVKFKGSRKEFFVNTDNIYLEAGELVAVEATTGGYDIGHVSLTGELVRMQMVKRHVKEADVVKKIYRKATVSDVDKWKAAKDMEWETMHKSRKLALDLNLSMKLSDVDYQGDKTKATFYYTAEGRVDFRELIKKMAETFRIRIEMRQIGMRQEASRLGGIGSCGRELCCSTWLTDFKTVSTSAARYQNLSLNTLKLAGQCGKLKCCLNYELDTYMDALKYIPDNVNVLRTEKGDARLQKTDIFKKIMWFSYPREESWVPLPISKVKEIQQQNKEGIIPADLGELVEVETQPAKVLDYENVVGQDSLTRLDERRNNNKKKNNNNRNRNKDRKPGNPAPENRGGNQPRQQGAAPAADKPAPQQKPDAPKAPQANRPPQQQQANRQPQAQGDKPAQENRNRNNRRRPNRPNKNNNNPPPDSKS from the coding sequence ATGGGTTGTGGAAGCTGTTCAACAGGTGGCGGATGTTCGCCTGCGGGCTGCAAAAGTAATGGTTCATGCCTTACTAATGGTTGCAGCAAATTAGATGTTTACGATTGGCTTGCCCACATGGACATGCCAACAAATTATAGGCCGTTTCCGGTTATTGAAGTAAAGTTTAAAGGCTCAAGAAAAGAGTTTTTTGTTAATACCGACAATATTTACCTGGAAGCCGGCGAACTGGTAGCTGTAGAAGCAACTACCGGTGGTTATGATATCGGCCACGTATCGTTAACCGGCGAACTGGTGCGCATGCAAATGGTAAAGCGCCATGTAAAGGAAGCTGATGTGGTTAAAAAAATATACCGCAAAGCTACCGTTTCCGATGTCGATAAGTGGAAAGCTGCCAAAGATATGGAATGGGAAACCATGCACAAATCGCGCAAACTGGCCCTTGACCTTAACCTGAGCATGAAGCTAAGCGATGTGGATTACCAGGGCGATAAAACTAAAGCCACATTTTATTATACGGCCGAAGGCCGCGTTGATTTCAGGGAACTGATCAAAAAAATGGCCGAAACATTCCGTATCCGTATCGAAATGCGGCAGATAGGCATGCGTCAGGAAGCTAGTCGTTTAGGCGGTATTGGTTCCTGTGGCCGCGAGTTATGCTGTTCTACCTGGCTTACCGATTTTAAAACCGTATCTACTTCGGCCGCACGTTACCAGAATCTTTCGCTCAATACCTTAAAGCTGGCCGGCCAGTGCGGTAAGCTGAAATGCTGCCTTAATTATGAGCTGGACACCTATATGGATGCCCTGAAATATATCCCCGATAATGTGAACGTACTGCGTACCGAAAAAGGCGATGCTCGTCTGCAAAAAACGGATATCTTTAAAAAGATCATGTGGTTTAGCTATCCCCGTGAAGAATCATGGGTGCCTTTGCCTATCAGTAAGGTCAAAGAAATTCAGCAGCAAAATAAAGAGGGTATTATCCCTGCAGATCTGGGCGAATTGGTAGAAGTAGAAACCCAACCGGCCAAAGTGCTTGATTATGAAAATGTGGTTGGCCAGGATAGCTTAACCCGTTTGGACGAACGCCGCAACAATAACAAAAAGAAGAATAACAACAACCGCAACCGTAATAAAGATCGTAAACCTGGCAACCCTGCGCCAGAAAACCGTGGCGGTAATCAACCACGCCAGCAGGGGGCTGCGCCGGCGGCAGATAAACCAGCTCCGCAACAAAAGCCGGATGCACCTAAAGCCCCGCAAGCCAACAGACCGCCACAGCAACAACAGGCAAACCGCCAACCGCAAGCACAGGGCGATAAACCGGCACAGGAAAATCGTAACCGAAATAACAGGCGCAGGCCAAACCGCCCGAATAAAAACAATAACAACCCACCTCCGGATAGTAAATCATAA
- a CDS encoding DNA polymerase III subunit, protein MQFKDIVGQEAVKQRLVNTVNENRVSHAQLFLGPEGSGSLALAVAYAQFLSCENKQADDSCGECASCRKYQKLMHPDLHFSYPFFAKHKDDTALTFIEQWREAFIANPYLSLDTWRGYLDAENKQANINIAECHQIIKKLSFKPFESVYKILILWLPEYLDKEGNALLKIIEEPQPNTLFILVAQNQDQILNTILSRTQLVKIPCLTYDEIKQYLLTEHNQTEDAAAEIAYLSNGNLTEALTMLQQDNKGYHNLFVQWLRLCFSNKGLEVLSFVDQFAKMGRENQKNFLRYGISFIRECCLLMAGAGNLVHLPAKELETAQKMTNVLSIEKSQYISDELEKAHYHVERNANPKILFLDVSLQIIKILNLKTIPQGSQHISN, encoded by the coding sequence ATGCAGTTTAAAGATATAGTTGGACAAGAAGCTGTAAAGCAAAGATTGGTAAACACGGTCAACGAGAACCGGGTAAGCCATGCGCAGTTATTTTTGGGTCCGGAAGGCTCAGGAAGCCTGGCATTAGCCGTCGCTTACGCCCAGTTTTTATCGTGCGAAAATAAACAGGCCGATGATTCCTGCGGTGAATGCGCCTCCTGCCGCAAGTATCAAAAACTGATGCACCCCGATCTGCATTTTTCGTATCCGTTTTTCGCTAAACATAAGGATGATACAGCACTTACTTTTATTGAACAATGGCGCGAAGCTTTCATAGCTAATCCATACCTGAGCCTGGATACCTGGCGCGGATATCTGGATGCCGAAAACAAGCAGGCCAACATCAACATTGCCGAGTGTCACCAGATCATTAAAAAATTAAGTTTCAAACCTTTTGAATCGGTTTATAAGATCCTGATACTTTGGCTGCCCGAATACCTGGACAAGGAGGGCAACGCCCTGCTGAAAATTATTGAAGAACCACAGCCCAACACACTGTTTATCCTCGTTGCGCAAAATCAGGATCAGATACTGAATACTATTCTATCGCGTACGCAATTGGTCAAGATACCGTGCCTAACGTATGATGAAATAAAACAATACCTGCTTACCGAACATAACCAGACCGAGGATGCCGCCGCCGAAATTGCTTATTTGAGCAATGGCAACTTAACCGAGGCTTTGACTATGCTGCAGCAGGACAATAAAGGCTATCATAACCTTTTTGTACAATGGCTGCGCCTGTGTTTTAGCAACAAGGGCCTGGAGGTTTTAAGCTTTGTTGACCAATTTGCCAAAATGGGTCGCGAAAACCAGAAAAACTTTTTACGCTATGGCATCAGCTTTATACGCGAATGCTGCCTGCTGATGGCCGGCGCCGGTAACCTGGTGCACCTGCCGGCAAAAGAGCTGGAAACCGCGCAAAAGATGACCAATGTACTGAGTATCGAAAAGAGCCAATATATAAGCGATGAGCTTGAAAAAGCGCATTATCATGTAGAGAGAAATGCAAACCCTAAAATTTTATTTTTAGATGTATCTTTACAGATTATTAAAATACTAAATTTAAAAACCATCCCTCAGGGGAGTCAACATATATCAAATTAA
- the ruvX gene encoding Holliday junction resolvase RuvX, with protein MRVMAFDYGTKRIGIAVTDPLQIIATGLDTIHPQYIVDYLKTYLQTEQVERFIVGEPKQMDNTPSQSAVHVKGFVTILKKNFPEIPIEMLDERFTSKMASATIAQSGMNKKHRQNKELVDTISAVILLQSWMSKLY; from the coding sequence ATGAGAGTAATGGCTTTTGATTATGGTACCAAACGCATAGGCATAGCGGTAACCGATCCTTTGCAGATCATCGCTACCGGGCTGGATACCATACATCCGCAGTATATCGTTGATTACCTGAAAACCTACCTGCAAACCGAACAAGTGGAGCGTTTTATCGTAGGCGAACCAAAGCAGATGGATAATACACCCTCTCAATCGGCTGTACATGTAAAAGGTTTTGTAACTATCTTAAAAAAGAATTTTCCCGAAATCCCTATAGAAATGCTCGACGAACGTTTTACTTCCAAAATGGCATCAGCCACTATTGCCCAAAGCGGCATGAACAAAAAGCACCGGCAAAATAAGGAACTGGTAGATACCATATCGGCCGTGATACTGCTGCAGAGCTGGATGAGTAAGTTATATTAA